The Pochonia chlamydosporia 170 chromosome 1, whole genome shotgun sequence genome window below encodes:
- a CDS encoding ring-finger domain-containing protein (similar to Metarhizium acridum CQMa 102 XP_007811657.1), with protein MDQMNLLPNNIQRLESSRDPLQAAQGAWMVHSHNSPIPPWPSQPLPLSSLYFTHQPVFPRPPASLGPVLPAHSGQHGSLPHPDRNMRGFQSQEPLHGLPLASPYWNAPLQPISGMSTTASLNTSEANTSTSTGGFGNLNTNARDLVLRPPAAADWASRGATSATHPVSPSHLTYPDGSLNTSGHQIGAPTAIPSYPVSPISPRRPGQTASPSSFRPHRPQPSTAGPGYRDNSGLLTPSSDRRRQAHSRARRTLGTRQSGSDPSRPQDDSTTQQMLGDSPTSRSNRRGPHGLSAVQVEDMMMRQMQMFRGTAQSKMVASKAALQALESVEVSALPETERTCVICYNDYGVASPEGINEAPLRIPQCKHIFGDHCIKKWLDDSDSCPYCRSKLQSEPKHSFGSARTFMQMMRLRGLPLPTGVSEEMIARVVSRPIGESELQELFMRSARSAERRSPPDDASGQDQRRTRQRRSSSGVTGDSHIADLRATQAFTRPDGPGPELQSQPAGSYSGSIFEQNTWMELPSPPAFISSEPFSSQLPPRSSLVGVGHNPVASGRRGAVAESSASRATRARRIDLQGTVIANGSSIPPPAMPNPLQRLPNQRRPSMSIPGVGTTSRSSSATQPNTVSMAASSAPEAELTPLRPSRNRPW; from the exons ATGGATCAAATGAACCTCCTCCCAAACAACATCCAGAGGCTTGAATCCTCAAGAGATCCGTTGCAGGCCGCCCAGGGTGCTTGGATGGTCCACTCCCACAACTCACCCATACCGCCATGGCCGTCTCAACCTTTGCCACTCAGCTCTTTGTACTTTACTCACCAGCCAGTTTTCCCACGACCCCCAGCTAGCTTAGGCCCTGTCCTTCCGGCTCATTCTGGCCAGCATGGCAGCTTGCCTCATCCAGATCGTAATATGCGTGGCTTCCAGAGTCAGGAACCTCTTCATGGACTACCATTGGCGTCACCGTATTGGAATGCACCCTTACAACCGATTTCCGGGATGTCAACTACGGCATCATTGAACACCTCAGAAGCAAACACATCGACCTCGACCGGAGGGTTCGGAAACCTGAATACGAATGCGAGAGATTTGGTATTGCGTCCGCCTGCTGCGGCTGATTGGGCCTCACGAGGTGCGACGTCAGCGACTCATCCAGTGTCTCCCTCTCACCTTACGTATCCTGATGGTTCGCTGAACACTTCTGGCCATCAGATCGGTGCACCGACTGCAATTCCTTCTTATCCGGTATCACCAATTTCTCCGCGTCGCCCGGGCCAGACTGCGTCGCCAAGTTCCTTTAGACCTCATCGACCACAACCGT CCACCGCCGGCCCGGGATATCGTGACAACTCTGGGCTTTTGACCCCATCATCCGACCGTCGTCGACAAGCACATTCTCGGGCGCGGCGCACTCTGGGCACTCGGCAATCTGGATCGGATCCTTCGCGACCACAAGACGATTCTACAACGCAACAAATGCTAGGCGACAGTCCAACCTCAAGGTCGAATCGGCGAGGACCTCATGGGTTGTCCGCTGTGCAAGTTGAAGATATGATGATGCGACAGATGCAGATGTTTCGCGGTACGGCGCAAAGTAAAATGGTTGCGTCCAAAGCCGCTTTGCAGGCCCTTGAAAGCGTCGAGGTGTCTGCACTACCAGAAACAGAAAGAA CTTGTGTAATTTGTTATAACGACTATGGAGTTGCCAGCCCTGAGGGGATCAACGAAGCTCCTCTCCGAATACCCCAATGTAAGCACATCTTTGGGGATCACTGCATCAAGAAGTGGCTCGACGACTCAGACAGCTGCCCGTATTGCCGGAGCAAGCTGCAGTCAGAGCCGAAACATTCTTTTGGATCTGCAAGAACGTTCATGCAAATGATGAGACTTCGAGGATTGCCTCTTCCTACTGG CGTTTCTGAGGAGATGATCGCTAGGGTGGTTAGCAGGCCTATTGGGGAATCCGAGCTTCAGGAATTATTCATGCGTTCGGCTCGGTCAGCGGAAAGACGCTCGCCTCCAGACGATGCCTCTGGGCAAGACCAACGTCGAACCCGACAGCGCCGCAGCAGCTCTGGAGTCACTGGTGACAGCCACATTGCAGATTTACGAGCGACACAAGCCTTCACAAGACCTGATGGGCCGGGTCCTGAATTGCAATCGCAACCTGCGGGCAGTTATTCAGGTTCAATTTTTGAACAAAACACATGGATGGAGCTTCCATCGCCACCTGCCTTTATATCTTCCGAGCCGTTTAGTAGCCAACTGCCGCCAAGATCCAGTTTGGTAGGAGTCGGGCACAATCCTGTTGCGAGTGGAAGGCGAGGGGCGGTTGCCGAGTCTTCTGCATCCAGAGCAACGAGAGCCCGTAGAATCGATCTCCAAGGGACAGTGATTGCCAATGGGTCATCTATCCCGCCACCGGCAATGCCCAATCCGCTTCAAAGATTGCCAAATCAACGACGGCCATCCATGAGCATACCCGGTGTAGGGACAACATCAAGGTCTTCGTCAGCAACTCAGCCGAACACTGTGTCTATGGCCGCCTCATCAGCGCCCGAGGCAGAGTTGACACCACTTCGCCCATCTAGAAACCGGCCATGGTGA
- a CDS encoding silent information regulator family protein (similar to Colletotrichum gloeosporioides Nara gc5 XP_007284504.1), whose amino-acid sequence MADTAPQTAAREHHEPTQTVDHKAEILASQIRKSKHFIIFTGAGISTSAGIPDFRGPEGSWTLLAQGRQRTAPSTSTLQAIPTPAHMALVELQNRGVLKYVVSQNCDGLHRRSGILSNKISEVHGNSNLEHCKTCGKEYLRDFRAVASYEKSVHDHRTGRKCAVCGGMLFDTIINFGESLPETALALAWENAQMADLCLVLGSSCTVTPAADIPELVGRNKSAKLAICNLQQTPLDDVSDLRVFSTADDLMVRVMEKLGTSIPRFVLRRRVVLSIGTRADGSCGIVVQGVDAEGVPMTYLRSVRLEGSRRGSTSEPHAISLRDGLAVGCIVRLELEFMGHYREPNLQIHYEVRGLKEEQACYVLEFDPCGGGWMTRRES is encoded by the exons ATGGCCGACACTGCCCCCCAAACAGCCGCGAGGGAGCATCACGAACCAACTCAGACGGTGGACCACAAAGCCGAGATACTAGCCTCCCAGATCAGGAAGAGCAAGCACTTTATCATCTTTACTGGTGCTGGAATTTCCACCTCTGCCG GTATCCCGGACTTTCGTGGACCAGAAGGATCATGGACTCTGCTCGCCCAAGGTCGACAACGAACAGCCCCTTCAACCAGCACGCTGCAGGCTATACCAACTCCTGCACACATGGCGTTGGTGGAATTACAAAATAGAGGTGTGCTCAAGTATGTGGTGAGCCAGAATTGCGACGGTTTGCATAGGCGAAGCGGAATCCTCTCG AACAAGATATCAGAAGTACACGGCAACAGTAATTTAGAGCACTGCAAGACATGTGGCAAAGAGTACCTCCGTG ATTTTCGCGCAGTGGCTTCATACGAGAAAAGCGTCCACGACCACCGCACGGGAAGAAAATGTGCCGTATGTGGAGGCATGCTATtcgacaccatcatcaactttggcGAATCTCTCCCTGAAACAGCCTTGGCACTCGCCTGGGAAAACGCGCAGATGGCCGACTTGTGCCTCGTCCTCGGATCGTCCTGTACAGTCACGCCCGCAGCAGATATACCTGAACTTGTGGGGCGTAATAAATCGGCGAAACTCGCGATATGTAACCTTCAACAGACGCCGCTCGACGACGTATCCGACCTACGTGTGTTTTCCACAGCAGACGACCTGATGGTTCGTGTcatggagaagctgggcaCTTCCATTCCACGATTCGTCTTGCGTAGGCGTGTAGTGCTGAGTATTGGGACGAGAGCAGACGGAAGCTGCGGGATTGTTGTTCAAGGCGTTGATGCTGAGGGTGTGCCGATGACATATCTCCGATCGGTGAGGTTAGAAGGGAGTCGGCGGGGATCAACCTCTGAGCCACATGCTATCAGTTTGAGGGATGGTTTGGCTGTAGGATGTATAGTGAGGCTGGAGTTGGAGTTTATGGGACATTACAGGGAGCCGAATTTGCAGATTCATTATGAAGTTCGTGGGTTGAAAGAGGAGCAGGCGTGCTATGTGCTTGAGTTTGACCcgtgtggtggtgggtggatgACGAGAAGGGAGAGTTGA
- a CDS encoding cytochrome P450 78A3 (similar to Metarhizium acridum CQMa 102 XP_007811656.1), with product MRFVGPVLFAVALGVCAVLVFAHGVRSRVVLAQTLAGLWLGGEFLYLVWLTQIYPNYVSPLRHLPTVKGKHWLFGHGKLFLPGTEDPLREWVTNIPHEGGLLRYLWWFNDERVLISSSKALAEVLVAKSYIFQRPQIVKRFLSPFLGVGILLTEGEVHKVQRRDLAPAFAFRHLKDLYPVFWRKAREGTQAMTALANGDGIAQWDAVEWSSRCTLDILGVAGLGVEFGAIQDPTNPLVTAYKIIMSSQTLARLLLLIALPNWFLCRLPLQKNYAIRQSNETIRNICKGLIRDKKNKIAANKERTDVDILSVALESGRFSDENLVDQLMTFLAAGHDTTASALTWATYALSCYPDVQNRLRQEVRGRLPPVDEDTDIAAADIDKMPYLQAFCNEVLRLFPSVPRTSRQAVEDTTIQGVFIPKGTTVMLAPWATNTNPSLWGSDAREFKPERWLAKDAADIKTASLGGASSVYAFMSFLHGPRSCIGVNFARAEFACLVAAWVGRFEFDLVTPEMKDRSKLVIRHGVTAQPKGGLPIKTRIIPGF from the exons ATGCGATTCGTGGGCCCCGTACTCTTCGCAGTAGCCCTGGGGGTTTGCGCGGTGTTGGTGTTCGCACATGGTGTGCGGTCGAGGGTAGTGCTTGCCCAGACTCTTGCTGGTCTTTGGTTGGGCGGCGAATTCTTGTATCTGGTGTGGTTGACGCAGATATATCCCAATTATGTGTCGCCTTTGAGGCATTTGCCGACGGTGAAGGGGAAGCATTGGTTGTTTGGGCATGGCAAGTTGTTCCTGCCGGGGACAGAGGATCCCCTGAGGGAGTG GGTCACAAACATACCGCACGAAGGAGGATTGCTTCGGTATTTATGGTGGTTCAACGATGAACGGGTTCTCATCTCGTCCAGCAAGGCACTGGCGGAGGTACTTGTCGCCAAGAGTTATATCTTTCAGCGACCACAAATCGTGAAGCGATTCCTGTCGCCCTTTCTAGGTGTTGGTATACTTCTCACCGAGGGAGAAGTACACAAGGTGCAGAGACGCGACCTCGCGCCAGCATTTGCGTTCCGCCACTTGAAGGACCTGTACCCCGTGTTTTGGAGAAAAGCCCGCGAAGGAACGCAAGCCAtgactgccttggccaacGGCGACGGCATCGCGCAGTGGGACGCGGTGGAGTGGTCCAGTCGCTGTACTCTGGATATTCTTGGTGTCGCGGGTCTGGGCGTTGAGTTTGGAGCCATTCAAGACCCGACAAACCCGCTTGTCACGGCATACAAGATTATCATGAGTAGTCAGACCTTGGCtcgcctgctgctgctgattGCCCTGCCCAACTGGTTCTTATGCCGTCTTCCGCTGCAGAAAAACTATGCTATCAGACAGTCGAACGAGACCATTCGTAACATCTGCAAGGGCCTCATCCgggacaagaagaacaagatcGCGGCAAACAAGGAACGCACAGATGTCGACATCCTCTCCGTCGCTCTGGAGAGCGGCCGCTTCAGCGACGAGAACCTCGTCGACCAACTGATGACCTTCCTCGCAGCTGGCCACGACACAACTGCATCAGCGCTGACTTGGGCCACGTACGCCCTGTCGTGCTACCCGGATGTCCAGAACCGTCTCCGCCAAGAAGTCCGTGGGCGACTCCCACCAGTCGACGAAGACACAGACATTGCCGCGGCTGACATTGACAAGATGCCGTACCTGCAAGCCTTTTGCAACGAGGTCCTCCGCCTGTTCCCCTCTGTGCCACGAACCTCCCGCCAGGCAGTCGAGGATACCACCATACAAGGAGTCTTCATTCCCAAAGGCACGACCGTCATGCTGGCGCCGTGGGCTACCAACACGAACCCGAGCCTCTGGGGGAGCGATGCGCGGGAGTTCAAGCCAGAGAGGTGGCTTGCTAAGGATGCGGCGGATATCAAGACCGCCAGTCTCGGTGGTGCGAGCAGTGTCTATGCGTTCATGTCGTTTTTGCATGGGCCAAGAAGTTGCATTGGTGTGAATTTTGCGAGGGCGGAGTTTgcgtgtctggtggccgCATGGGTGGGCAGGTTTGAGTTTGACTTGGTGACTCCTGAGATGAAGGACAGGTCCAAGTTGGTGATTCGCCATGGGGTTACAGCACAGCCGAAGGGTGGACTGCCCATAAAGACGAGGATTATTCCAGGGTTCTGA